The Vreelandella piezotolerans genomic interval CCATAACTTTGAAGTCAACTTTAAGGTCAAGCCTGATGTGTAATATTTGCAATTCGATAGGAGACAAATAATTTGTCAATAAAGGTTGACCTTAAAGCAGCTGTAAGCCTTAAAATTCTTACGGCGTTAAAATGGATATGATAGGAGGTAGCACCATGGGATTGGTATCAATACCCTTGTTGGCCGTCTCCATAACTTAAGTTGCGATAACACATTGGAATCTCTCTCTTCCATCGGCTTGGTCGGCGCCTTTATCGGCGGATTGGTCTCCTTCTTCTCGCCCTGCACGCTGCCCCTGTTACCGGCCTACCTGTCGGTGGTCACAGGCGGTAGTGCCGGTAAAGCCGACAGGCGGTTAGAGGCATTGACCCTCAGTGCCTTCTTCGTCTTCGGCTTCAGCATCGTGTTCATCCTACTCGGGCTCGGCGCCAGTAGTATCGGGCAACTGATGCGAGGGTATCGCCAAGAATTCAACTGGGTTGCCGGCTCGGCGGTGATCGTGCTGGGCCTCTTCATGACCGGCGTGTTCCGATTGCCGCTTTTCCAGCGTACCTTTCAGTTCACCCCCAATGTCCAGGGTGGCTCTCCGCTTTCGGCTACTGTGTTCGGGGTATCTTTTGCCATCGGCTGGACGCCCTGTATCGGCCCCATCCTGGGCGCCATCTTGATGGCCACGTCCAATGCTGCTAGTGCCCAGGCTGGAATGATATATCTCAGTGCCTACTCGGCTGGCCTAGCGCTACCTTTTCTTGCCAGCACTTTACTGATTAACCGATTCGCTCTGCATCGGCAAAGCCTAGGAAGGTGGAGCGCCTATGCTCGCCCCGTGGCGGGCACGGTTGTGATCCTGATGGGCATCGCCATCGTCTCGGGTACCATGACGCGGCTTTCCAGTATCATGGTCGACCTTTTTCCCTCCCTGGCGACCCTGGGGTAGCCAGGCCGTCAGAGAAGTAGATATTAATTTTCATACTGACTCCTTAGGAAGCTTATTAGGCTGAGCTAGTCTCCTAAAAGGAGATTATTTTTTATAAAGCTTAGAACTTGATTCCTCTCATTATTAATTTAGTTTTCTCACCTACTTACTTTAATTAGGGGCTTCGTGGCGAGCTAACTTCCAGGCGCAGCGAATGCTGCAGTATTTTTTGAAAAACATTTACTATAGTAGGCCTTCCTGAATCTTAACTGAATAATTAAAAATTATTGGCAAGTAGCGCACAGCTACCTTTTTAACTTTATATTTCGTGAGTAGTTACCTGATTACCTTTCCTTGATTTTTCTTTTAGGTTGTTCTAGCTTTATTATGCCAAGCAAGAGCTATGGTGAATAAAATCTGATTTAATAAATGGAGAATCGAGATGGATTTTGGAAAATATGAGAATTGCATTGAAGCTTGTCACGTATGTGCAGCGTATTGTGACAAGTGTGCAACTGAGTGCCTAAAAGAAGACGACGTAAAAATGATGGCGGAATGTATTCGCCTTAACATGCAATGTGCTCAAATTTGCCGGTTAGCCGCTTCATTCATGGCACAAGAAAGCGAGTTTGCGCACGAGATCTGCCGTCTATGTGCCGACATTTGTAAAAAGTGTGGTGATGAGTGTGCAAAACATGATGCAACCCATTGTCAAGAGTGTGCTCAATCTTGTCATCGCTGCGCTGAAGAATGTGCCGCAATGGCCAGCTAAGCTTCAAACCAGCCGGGGCAAGCGCTCCGGCTCGACGTGAACTTCTATGGAGAAATTCATTTGCTTTAACTCAGGCTTTCAAATTATTGAGGTAATTATTTTGAAATAAACTCTAGTAGAAGCAAGCCTACTGCGAGCCTCTTTTAAGGAAACACTGCATAAATACGACCGTTGCTGCCTAAGTGCCACCGGCAGGGCAAAATACAGTTTTCCACTACCCGCCAGAGTTCTCGATGAAACAGATCTCGTTTGCTCAGGCTGAGCACCAGAACAATAAGAAGGTCACCCGCCGGGAACGGTTCCTGGGACAGATGTTGCGGATCTACTTCCTTCAGCAATGGTATGCACTGGTCGACGAAGCGCTTGAAGATGCCATCTATGACAGCCAGGCCATGCGCGACTTCATCTGTATCGATTTGGTCATCAAAAGTGTTCCCGACGCGACTGATCTTTCTTATTCAGTTTAGTGACAGTGGTATTGTGGGTCGCCTGTTCGATCAGGCCCCACATGAAGTGACGAAGAACCATAAAAAAGCTTGGGCATACGCCCAAGCAATCGATCAAAACAGCTTCTCTGCTATGCTACTAACTCACCCTAGAAACTATACTGGGCAGCCACCATCACACGGCTCGCATCTTCTTCACGGCCATCGGCCAACTCCGTTTCGAAATAGCCGTACTCAATTCCGTACATCAAGCGTTCGTTGGGAGTCCATATCAGATTAAGAAATGTATTCTTGTTCTTTCTACCTGCATTCCCACCTACGGTAGGGTCGCCCAATTCGACATCGGTATAGCCATGGGACGCGTTCAGTGAATACTGTGGTGATATTTGATAAGAAAGACCAAGGGCTCCGCCATCGCCAGATAGCGTTTGCAGCTTACCGTTGGTATCGACGTAGGCATCGGCACCGTTGAAGTAATCGCCAGACAGATAGAGGTAACTGTTCGCCCCCTCGCTGGCGTTCACGATCGCTCTCAAGGTCACCGGTCCGGCATGGTAGGCACCTGCGGCGAAGGCCCCATAGCCCATTTCCGTATCCTTTTCGCTTCCGGTATCGTACTTCAGCTGCCGGGCGATGCCGGCGATTGAGTAGGAAAAGTCACCCATACTATCTTCATAGCGCAGGCTCAACGCGGGCATCGATGATACGGCATCGTCATTATCCGGTAGCAAATCATCTTCTGGCACTGAGCCATCTATATTCTCAGCCAATTGAGCTTGAGGGTCTTCCGCGGCTATCGAGAATCCTCCCATGGTGTAGCGCAACTGGGCTAGGCGCGACCCATAGCCTGATCCTGCCCAGTAACAGTGGACACCTCAAAAATGTAATACGCTACGCTGAGGTGAACCATGGCAAGATCGACAACATCAATGAAGAAAAAATCCTATACCCGTTACTCAGATACCTACCGTCAAGAAGCGTTAGCACTCGCTGATCGCATTGGCGTTGCAGCAGCGGCTCGTGAACTGGGAATACACGCGAGTCAGCTCTATCAATGGCGCTCTAAAGCACAGCTGCAGCAAGACACATCTGAACGAGAGCGGTCGTTAGCAGAAGAAAACGCTCGCTTGAAGCGCCAATTAGCCGAAGCAAATGAAGAGCTGGCCATCACAAAAAAAGCCGCGGTGTACTTTGCGAAGAGCCTGAAGTGAAGTACGCCTTTATCCATCGTCATCGTCAGGCTTTCAGCGTTCAACGGATGTGCCATGTTGTTGGGGTCGCTCGAAGCGGCTACTACGCTTGGCGGCAACGCGAGGGTGCATCGTCTCCAAAACGCAGCCAGCAGGCCATTCTCGATCAGCGTGTGGCTGAGGCTTTTCACCAGCGTAAAGGCCGCTCAGGCGCCCCGAGATTAGCTCTAGACCTGCAAGATGATGGCATGCCGATCAACCGTAAGACGGTGGCTGCCAGCTTACAGCGTCAAGGCTTGCGCGCTAAAGCAGCCCGCAAGTTTAAGGCCACCACGAACTCTCGGCATTCGCTGCCAGTGGCGCCGAATCTACTAGAGCAAAACTTCATGGCATCAGCCCCCAATCAAAAGTGGGCAGGTGACATCACCTATTTAGCGACGGGCGAAGGCTGGCTTTACCTAGCCGTGCTCATTGATCTTTACTCTCGGAAAGTGGTCGGTTGGGCAATGAGTGAGCGTATGACAGCCGATCTTGTCTGTGACGCGCTTCAGATGGCGCTATGGAAACGGAAAATGCCCAAAGGCGTGATAGTTCACTCTGACCGAGGTAGTCAGTACTGTTCCACGCTTTACCAATCGCTGCTTACCCGTCATGAGCTTAGGTGCAGCATGAGCGCTAAAGGCAACTGCTATGATAACGCGTGTGCCGAAAGCTTCTTTCACAGTCTCAAGGTGGAAGCGATCCACGGAGAGCCATTTAAAGCGCGGGATACGATGAAGCGCCAGGTGTTTGAATACATCGAACTGGACTACAACAAGCAACGGCGGCACAGTGCTATTGGGATGATTAGCCCAGAGGCATTTGAAGCCCGAATGATCGCTTAAACCAGTGTCCACTGTTGCTGGGTAAGATCAGCCATTGCTTCCCGCCGTGCCGAGGAAATCCAGTGTGGGCGTGGCGGCGACGAAGGTGGTGTAATTCGACCAGGTTTGCCCTGCCAGAATGCCATTCCAGGACCCATAGGCATGCCGTAGTCTGAAGCGCGTATTATCATCGTTGTAGGACCAGAAATCCCCTTCGATAACGGTGTCTAGCGTGCCCCCCTCGACAGGCGTACTGGTCCGAAAGCCGATACGGCTTTGTGTCGCGGTGACTTGAAACTGATCCCCGACACCCCTCTCATCTTCCGATCCTGCGACTTCAGCAAAGTAACCTTCGTTAGCTGATCCGGCATCCCGATCGAAGTTGTAAGCCATGTTCAGCCTGGCGTAGCCATAAAGCCCCACGGTGGTCTCTCCCACTTGGGTTTCCAGGGCCGAAACATACGTCGAGCCGATTGCCAAGGCCATAACCGTCATGCTGACCAAGGGAATCTTCTTGTTATTCCACATGATGACACCTCTTTATGAATTGTCTTGTTTTTACGCCGATTGCGGCACTATAAAGTTAGCGAAAACTCCTGAATTAAAGCTGAATTTGTTTGCCGAGATACTAGTTTTTCATAAAAAAGGTCAGCTCATGGCTGACCTTCTTAATTCATGTCAAGACTAAAGGATATCAATAGGCGACATGTAGTTCATAATAACGGTTATCATCACTGCCTCCCCTTGATCTTCCTGTTACCTCAAGCTGATAATTACCCGGTTGCAGCTGACGAACAAGTTCGAAGTGCCCCCGTGGGCTGGAAGCTTCTGCTACCTGCTGTCCCGCCTCATTATAAAGAACAGCTGAAATGCGGTTGCCAGTGCTGGTAAATCCTGGAAAGTGCTCACTTGCTATCTTCAGCGTAGTCGCTTGTTGAATGTTGATATTGAAACGCTTTGATTGGCCTTGGGCCAGCAATTGTGTAGAAGAGACACCTCTTTCAAGGAGAGGCAGGTCTTGGGTGGTCGTGCCAAAGTTAGCCAATGCTGGCGTTGAAAAAATGCTAGCGACAAGCGCTCCAAAGAGAATTGATTTAACTTTCATGATAACTACTCCAGTGGTTGGTTACATGGTTATATTAGCTGTGATTTTTGAAATGAAGCTGAATTTAGTGGTTTATTAGCAAAAAAAAACGCCACCTTTCGGTGGCGCAAGTTATAGAGTGCTTAACGATTTAAAACATTAACCTGACACCTGCCACCACGCCGGTATCTTCGGTATTATTCCCGCCAGCACGAGAAAGGTCAGCGGTATCGCCATACTCTTTTACCCAGTAAGCGCCCACGTAAGGCGCAAAGCGTCTGGTCACTTCGTAGCCCAGGCGCATGCCGACACGCACTGAGTTAAGGCCCTCACCCACACCAAACTCCTCAACTTCACTGGCGGCCACGGCAATTTCGGTGCGCGGCTGTAGGTAGAGCCGCTGAGTCAGGCGCAGATCGTATTCGCCTTCAAAACTGGCGGCCACGTCGCCATCTTCACTCACTTGTAATGCCACGTCGGTTTCAATGCCGTAGGGCATTACGCCTTGCAGGCCGACAACCCCATAGGTGCGTTCAGCGTGATCATCTGAGAAAACACCGCCTTGATAACCGATCCCCCCCTGTAACTCCCAAAAATCAGCCACTAAACGACTATAGAGTAGTTCCAAAGACTCAAACTCAGCATCTTCGCCGTCGCCCTGGACATTTTCGCCTTCTGACTTTAGGTAAATGCGGTTGATATCGCCGCCGTACCAGCCTTGAAAGTCCCATACCACGGCTTCTGGGCCTTTATCAGGCACGCTATATTCGAGCCGATCAAACAGTGCCATACCCATATTATGTTCCTCAGTGGGCGCTGGCCAACTGTCTGGTGCCGCATAGCCATCTTCGGCTTGAGCGGTCGTGGCGGCGGCCATGCCAAGGGCGGCGCTGGCGAGGGTTAAGTAGCGCTTAATTTTCATACTGCCTCCTTAAGAAACTTGAACAACGCGGAACATGCCAGCATCCATGTGATAGAGAAGGTGGCAGTGGAACGCCCAACTGCCCTCTGCATCTGCGGTGATCAACGCAGATACGCGCTCACCGGGCTTCACATTTAGGGTGTGTTTGCGTGGTATCAATTCCCCTTGGCCGTTTTCTAGCTCCATCCACATACCGTGGAGGTGAATAGGATGCTCCATCATGGTGTCGTTAATCAGAATTAGGCGCAGCCGCTCATCTTTCTCAAAATGAATAGGGCCGGTCACTTCGCTAAACTTCTTACCGTCGAACGACCACATATAACGCTCCATATTGCCGGTCAGGTGCAGCTCAAGCTCACGGCCTGGCTCACGGCGATCAGGCCATGGTGTGAACGCTTTGAGATCCCGGTAAACCAATACGCGTCGTTCGTCAGGATCAATGCCGATTCCCGCCTGGTTATAGCGAGAGCCCGGCTGAGCTTCACCGGCGAGAAGCAAACCATTTGCGCCTATTTTGGCCTGCTCGGCTGCCATCCCCCCCATAGTAGAGTGATCCATGCCTTGCATGTTGGACATACCGGAGTGATCCATCCCAGCCATGCTGGAATGATCCATCCCCGACATGTTGGACATGCCAGAGTGATCCATCCCCGACATGTTGGACATGCCAGAGTGATCCATCCCCGCCATGTTGGAGTGATCCATACCGCCCATACCGTGGGCACCCATGGCTTCCATGCCGCGGTCGGCAATTTGGCGGCGCTTGGGAATCTCCGCCTGCATGCCTTCACGCGGGGCTAGCGTGGCGCGAGCGTAGCCACTCCGATCCATGGCTTCGGCGAAGATGGTATAGGCTCGATCATCTTCTGGTGAAACAAGCACATCGTACGTTTCCGCCACGCCAATACGGAACTCATCAACAGGCACGGGTTGCACTGGCTGGCCATCGGCGGCCACCACGGTCATCTTCAGGCCAGGTATACGGACATCGAAGTATGACATGGCCGAACCGTTAATCACGCGTAGCCGTACCCGCTCACCGGCCTTGAACAGCGCGTTCCAGTTTTCCTGGGGGGAGTGGC includes:
- a CDS encoding cytochrome c biogenesis CcdA family protein, whose amino-acid sequence is MESLSSIGLVGAFIGGLVSFFSPCTLPLLPAYLSVVTGGSAGKADRRLEALTLSAFFVFGFSIVFILLGLGASSIGQLMRGYRQEFNWVAGSAVIVLGLFMTGVFRLPLFQRTFQFTPNVQGGSPLSATVFGVSFAIGWTPCIGPILGAILMATSNAASAQAGMIYLSAYSAGLALPFLASTLLINRFALHRQSLGRWSAYARPVAGTVVILMGIAIVSGTMTRLSSIMVDLFPSLATLG
- a CDS encoding four-helix bundle copper-binding protein; protein product: MAQESEFAHEICRLCADICKKCGDECAKHDATHCQECAQSCHRCAEECAAMAS
- a CDS encoding DcaP family trimeric outer membrane transporter; the encoded protein is MPEDDLLPDNDDAVSSMPALSLRYEDSMGDFSYSIAGIARQLKYDTGSEKDTEMGYGAFAAGAYHAGPVTLRAIVNASEGANSYLYLSGDYFNGADAYVDTNGKLQTLSGDGGALGLSYQISPQYSLNASHGYTDVELGDPTVGGNAGRKNKNTFLNLIWTPNERLMYGIEYGYFETELADGREEDASRVMVAAQYSF
- a CDS encoding IS3 family transposase (programmed frameshift) — protein: MARSTTSMKKKSYTRYSDTYRQEALALADRIGVAAAARELGIHASQLYQWRSKAQLQQDTSERERSLAEENARLKRQLAEANEELAINKKSRGVLCEEPEVKYAFIHRHRQAFSVQRMCHVVGVARSGYYAWRQREGASSPKRSQQAILDQRVAEAFHQRKGRSGAPRLALDLQDDGMPINRKTVAASLQRQGLRAKAARKFKATTNSRHSLPVAPNLLEQNFMASAPNQKWAGDITYLATGEGWLYLAVLIDLYSRKVVGWAMSERMTADLVCDALQMALWKRKMPKGVIVHSDRGSQYCSTLYQSLLTRHELRCSMSAKGNCYDNACAESFFHSLKVEAIHGEPFKARDTMKRQVFEYIELDYNKQRRHSAIGMISPEAFEARMIA
- a CDS encoding DcaP family trimeric outer membrane transporter: MWNNKKIPLVSMTVMALAIGSTYVSALETQVGETTVGLYGYARLNMAYNFDRDAGSANEGYFAEVAGSEDERGVGDQFQVTATQSRIGFRTSTPVEGGTLDTVIEGDFWSYNDDNTRFRLRHAYGSWNGILAGQTWSNYTTFVAATPTLDFLGTAGSNG
- a CDS encoding copper resistance protein B; the protein is MKIKRYLTLASAALGMAAATTAQAEDGYAAPDSWPAPTEEHNMGMALFDRLEYSVPDKGPEAVVWDFQGWYGGDINRIYLKSEGENVQGDGEDAEFESLELLYSRLVADFWELQGGIGYQGGVFSDDHAERTYGVVGLQGVMPYGIETDVALQVSEDGDVAASFEGEYDLRLTQRLYLQPRTEIAVAASEVEEFGVGEGLNSVRVGMRLGYEVTRRFAPYVGAYWVKEYGDTADLSRAGGNNTEDTGVVAGVRLMF
- a CDS encoding copper resistance system multicopper oxidase; this translates as MARSSIISHPLSRRQVLKGGAALGIGSAAAMGLTPAWANPWGRSNVYAQGVEEGPEVSLAIRRESLPIDGQEAQPITINGTSPGPLIRLKEGQDAVLRVTNLLDESTSIHWHGLILPPEMDGVPGVSFAGIAPGETFTYRFPVRQNGTYWYHSHSGLQEQLGHAGPLIIDAAEREPIRYDREHVLLLTDWTFEEPMSVFRNLKTMEGYYNFQERTIADFFADVREKGFSQTAEMRGMWAQMRMSSRDIADVTGSTYTYLLNGHSPQENWNALFKAGERVRLRVINGSAMSYFDVRIPGLKMTVVAADGQPVQPVPVDEFRIGVAETYDVLVSPEDDRAYTIFAEAMDRSGYARATLAPREGMQAEIPKRRQIADRGMEAMGAHGMGGMDHSNMAGMDHSGMSNMSGMDHSGMSNMSGMDHSSMAGMDHSGMSNMQGMDHSTMGGMAAEQAKIGANGLLLAGEAQPGSRYNQAGIGIDPDERRVLVYRDLKAFTPWPDRREPGRELELHLTGNMERYMWSFDGKKFSEVTGPIHFEKDERLRLILINDTMMEHPIHLHGMWMELENGQGELIPRKHTLNVKPGERVSALITADAEGSWAFHCHLLYHMDAGMFRVVQVS